A segment of the Aridibaculum aurantiacum genome:
AGCACAGCAGTCTGGTTACCATTCATCAGTACCCAGTTTCCATTGGTATCTTTTACACCAATACCTACGCGGTCACTATCCGGGTCAGTTCCCAGCAGTATGTCTGCATCCAGTTCTTTTGCTTTCTGCAAGCCAATGTTCATCGCCTCGCTTTCCTCTGGATTTGGATAAACAACTGTTGGGAAATTACCATCTACCACAGCCTGTTCTTCCACTACATGCACATTGGTGAAACCAAAACGCTGTAGTATTTCCGGCACCAGCGTTATACCGGTACCATGTATAGATGTGTAAACGATCTTCAGGTCTTTCTGCCGCTCAATTACATCAGGATAAATGCTCAGGCTTTTCACCATTTCCAAGTAAGCATCATCCATTCCTTTGCCCAAAATACTGATGTTGCTTTCGCCGCCAGTCCAGTTCACTTCATCCACACTGGTTATCGCTTCTACCTCGGTGATCACGTTCTTATCGTGAGGTGGCACCAACTGGCCACCATTATTCCAGTACGCTTTATAACCATTATATTCTTTGGGGTTGTGCGATGCAGTAAGCACTACACCTGCCTGGCAACCCAAATGTCGAATAGTGAAAGAAAGCTCCGGCGTAGGACGCAGGTCTTCAAACAGGTACACTTTGATATTATTAGCAGCAAATACATTAGCAGTCGTTTCAGCAAAAAACCTGCTGTTGTTGCGGCAGTCATGTGCTATAGCAACTTTAATCTCTACTTCGCCATAAACCTTTTTCAGGTAATTGCTAAAGCCTTGCGTGGCCATGCCCACTGTGTATTTATTCATACGGTTGGTACCCACACCCATCAACCCGCGCAGACCACCCGTACCAAATTCAAGGCTACGGTAAAAAGCATCAGCCAATTCATCAGGATTATCCTGTTGTAGCTTTTTGATTTCCGCCTTTACAGTTTCGTCATAGTTCCCGTTCAACCATACATTTACTTTGTCCAATATAGCAGCGTCCATAATGTTCAATTTTGGTTTATTCTGTTAGTAATTATTGTACCAGCATTGTAACTCCGGTTTTACATCGTTGCTACGCTCAGTTCATCGGCAACTGGCACATCGGCTGTTTTTGCAGTGTGGCAAATTAAACGATAAACTGTTACTTCGGCACTTAGATGTAGAGAATTATTTGTATCTGAAACATTTACAGCAGGCACATACCTTTTTGCTTTTCGTGTCCTCTTTCCTTTACATAAAAACTATAAAGCCTAACTCTTCTGCCACAAAACCTCCAGTCTTAAACTTTAAAGAATTTAATTGCTGATAAATAATGAAATTCGCGCCCTATGCAAGAGAGAAATAATAGGATGGGCAACAGGAAGTTACAGGTTTGGTTGCCTTTGTTGTTTTCGTTGGTCATGGTGCTTGGAATGATCGTTGGTTTTAAATTGCGTGAGAACACTGCTGTTCCGGGTTTTTTCAAAGTGATCAATCGCAATACATTCCAGGAAGTACTCGACCTGGTAGATATGAAATATGTAGACCCTATCGGTCTAGACTCTTTAAGTAATAAATCAATCCAGAACCTTCTTCACCAACTCGATCCGCATTCTGTTTACATTCCTGCCAGCGACCTTACGCTGGCCAATGATGAATTGCGCGGCAACTTTAGTGGCATAGGTGTTGAGTTCCAAATATTTCACGACACTGTCAATGTTTTAAATGTACTTCCTGGTGGTCCTTCTGAAAAAGCCGGTCTGCTAATGGGCGACAAAGTGATCCGCATCAACGACAGCATACAGATTGCTGGCGTGAACATGAAAAGCGAAGACATTAGAAAATTACTAAGGGGCGGCAAAGGAACTCCTGTAAAGGTAAACGTGCTCCGCGATGGTAAACCTGTAAGCGTTGTTATAGAACGTGGCACCATAGCCATTCCTTCTGTAGATGCTGCATACATGATAGATCAGCAAACCGGTTTTATACATATCAACAAATTTGCTGAAAGCACCTACCGCGAGTTCATGATGTCACTGGAAAAACTGCAGGCGCAAAAGATGACAAGGCTCGTTTTAGACCTTCGTGGAAATGGTGGCGGTTTATTAGCACAGGCCGTAAACATTGCAGACGAATTTTTAGATGAGAATAAACTGATCGTTTATACAGAAGGTGCCCATGTACCTAAATATGAATACAGGTGTAAACGCGATGGTTTGTTCGAGAAAGGACAACTGGTAGTTTTGGTAGATGAAAGCTCGGCCAGCGCCAGCGAGGTTTTGAGTGGAGCACTACAGGATTGGGACAGGGCAACTATTGTTGGGCGTCGCAGCTTTGGAAAAGGATTGGTACAAGAACAATTTGGATTAAGCAATGGTTCCGCTTTACGCCTCACCGTTGCCCGCTACTTTACCCCGCTTGGCCGCAACATTCAGAAGTCATATAAAGAAGGATACGAGAAATATGAAGAAGAAGTAACCTCCCGCATTCAAAATGGCGAGGTGTTGAAAGGCGACACTACCCGCAGGTCAGGTCCGGCTTATAAAACACCAGGCGGAAGAATAGTATACGGTGGTGGTGGCATAACACCTGATGTGTACGTGCCTTTAGATACAACCAGTATGGGTGACGAAACTGTAAAACTCTACCTGAAAGGCACACTCAGCAATTTTATCTATACCTATTATATACAACACAAGCCTGAACTTACCAATTACCAAAAAGCAAATGACCTGGCTGAAGCTTTTCGTGCAGGTGATAACGAATGGGAAGCACTGAAGAACTTTGCAGCAAAAGATACCATCAACCTTGCTAAAGTAAGCGCTAAAGACAAAGCCGATATTTTGAAGCGCATCCCGGGTTTACTGGCCAGGCAAATGTGGCGCCAGGAAGGCTACTACCAGGTAATGAACCGAACAGATGATTTTGTAAAAAAGGCAATGGAGGTGATGAAGTAAGGCGTGAGGGATAACACTTGAGGCATTAGATGAAACTGGTGAGACGTGAATGGTGAGTGGTGAGCAGGTACGGGTAAATATTAAACTTTGCAGTGAAACTTTAAACTTTAAACACCAAACCTTAAACATCAAACCTCCTCCCTCTCCTATTTCCTTACCTTTGGCCGCTAAATAAAAAGCTTGCTTATGTGGCAAAAAAATATTCTCGAAACGATCGGGAACACGCCTCTTGTAAAACTGAATAATGTAACCAAAGAATTGCCTTGCACTGTACTGGCTAAGGTAGAATACTTCAACCCCGGCAACTCGATGAAAGACCGGATGGCAATAAAGATGCTGGAAGTAGCCGAGCAGGAAGGAAAACTAAAGCCGGGTGGAACTATTATAGAATGTACCAGCGGTAATACTGGAATGGGATTGGCGCTTGCTGGTGTAGTAAAAGGCTATAAATGCATTTTTGCCACTACCGACAAACAATCAAAAGAAAAGGTTGACATATTAAAGGCTGTAGGTGCTGAAGTTATAGTTTGTCCTACCAACGTAGAGCCTGAAGATCCTCGCAGCTATTATTCAGTAGCAAAACGACTGGCCAAAGAGATACCTAACTCTTTTCACATGAACCAGTACGACAACCTGGCCAACCGCCAGGCTCACTACGAAACTACTGGCCCTGAAATCTGGGAACAAACAGAAGGTAAGATCACTCACCTGGTGGTAGCAACAGGTACAGGTGGAACCATCACAGGCTTAGGCAGGTACTTCAAAGAGAAAAATCCAAACATACAGGTATGGGCAATTGATGTATTTGGATCGTTGCTGAAGAAGTATCATGAAACAGGTGAACTGGATACCAATGAAGTTTTCCCGTACGTAACTGAAGGTATTGGTGAAGATTTTATTCCAGCCAACTACGACATGAGCGTGATTGACTTGTTTGAGCAGGTAAACGATAAAGATGGCGCTGTAATGGCACGCCGCATTTCACGTGAAGAAGGAATATTTGTTGGATATAGTGCGGGAACTGCTGTAAAAGGATTGCTGCAACTAAAAGATAAACTGAAGCCGGAGGACGTTGTGGTTGTCATCTTCAACGACCATGGAAGCAGGTATGTTGCAAAAATTTACAACGACCAGTGGATGATGGAACGCGGTTTCCTGGAAGTGAAGACATTTAAAGACATTGTAAGCGCACGTGGCAAAAAAAGACTGGTTACTATAGAACCTTCACAAACAGTAGCCGATGCTGTAGAACTGATGAAGAAGTACGATATTGAACACATTCCTGTTCTTAATGGAGAAGGAATTGTCGGTTCTATCAGCGAAGGAGGTTTATTTAAAAAGATCATCAACAATCCTGACATCAAAGCCCAGGCGGTGAAAGAAGTAATGGAAGCACCCTACCCTGTAGTTGCTTTCGACTCACCTGTAGAAAAAGTAAGCGGCCTGATAAATAAAGAAAATGGTGCTGTGCTGGCAAAAGATGATACTGGTGATTTCCACATTTTAACGAAGTACGACGTAATTCAGAGCTTGGCTAAATAGCTGAAAAAGGCGCTCCAACAGTGAGCGCCTTTTTATTTTTTTGATAAATGAATTAATGTTCAACAGGAAATAAAATGTTGAAAGTGGCTCCTTCTCCCACCTTACTTTCTGCCCAAATGTAACCACCATGGTTCTCCACTATCTTTTGAACAATAGAAAGACCAATACCGGTTCCTGTATAATTGTTTCCATGCAAGCGACTGAAGAGTT
Coding sequences within it:
- a CDS encoding phospho-sugar mutase, encoding MDAAILDKVNVWLNGNYDETVKAEIKKLQQDNPDELADAFYRSLEFGTGGLRGLMGVGTNRMNKYTVGMATQGFSNYLKKVYGEVEIKVAIAHDCRNNSRFFAETTANVFAANNIKVYLFEDLRPTPELSFTIRHLGCQAGVVLTASHNPKEYNGYKAYWNNGGQLVPPHDKNVITEVEAITSVDEVNWTGGESNISILGKGMDDAYLEMVKSLSIYPDVIERQKDLKIVYTSIHGTGITLVPEILQRFGFTNVHVVEEQAVVDGNFPTVVYPNPEESEAMNIGLQKAKELDADILLGTDPDSDRVGIGVKDTNGNWVLMNGNQTAVLAFNYMIEARKTKGIAEPNDMVVKTIVTTEMIDRIAAENEVKCYNVLTGFKWIAELIESKLGEENYIVGGEESYGLMIGDKIRDKDAISAVAMLCEMAAFEKDKGRSLYEKMIDLYVQYGAFKEGLISITKKGMRGAEEIAEMMKSYRDNPPTTINGSPVVRLLDYQEQVARNLQVGEVSDIALPKSNVLQFVLEDGSKVSARPSGTEPKIKFYFSVNAPLESADKFAEVEQELDAKIQAIITDMKLK
- a CDS encoding pyridoxal-phosphate dependent enzyme; protein product: MWQKNILETIGNTPLVKLNNVTKELPCTVLAKVEYFNPGNSMKDRMAIKMLEVAEQEGKLKPGGTIIECTSGNTGMGLALAGVVKGYKCIFATTDKQSKEKVDILKAVGAEVIVCPTNVEPEDPRSYYSVAKRLAKEIPNSFHMNQYDNLANRQAHYETTGPEIWEQTEGKITHLVVATGTGGTITGLGRYFKEKNPNIQVWAIDVFGSLLKKYHETGELDTNEVFPYVTEGIGEDFIPANYDMSVIDLFEQVNDKDGAVMARRISREEGIFVGYSAGTAVKGLLQLKDKLKPEDVVVVIFNDHGSRYVAKIYNDQWMMERGFLEVKTFKDIVSARGKKRLVTIEPSQTVADAVELMKKYDIEHIPVLNGEGIVGSISEGGLFKKIINNPDIKAQAVKEVMEAPYPVVAFDSPVEKVSGLINKENGAVLAKDDTGDFHILTKYDVIQSLAK
- a CDS encoding S41 family peptidase; the protein is MQERNNRMGNRKLQVWLPLLFSLVMVLGMIVGFKLRENTAVPGFFKVINRNTFQEVLDLVDMKYVDPIGLDSLSNKSIQNLLHQLDPHSVYIPASDLTLANDELRGNFSGIGVEFQIFHDTVNVLNVLPGGPSEKAGLLMGDKVIRINDSIQIAGVNMKSEDIRKLLRGGKGTPVKVNVLRDGKPVSVVIERGTIAIPSVDAAYMIDQQTGFIHINKFAESTYREFMMSLEKLQAQKMTRLVLDLRGNGGGLLAQAVNIADEFLDENKLIVYTEGAHVPKYEYRCKRDGLFEKGQLVVLVDESSASASEVLSGALQDWDRATIVGRRSFGKGLVQEQFGLSNGSALRLTVARYFTPLGRNIQKSYKEGYEKYEEEVTSRIQNGEVLKGDTTRRSGPAYKTPGGRIVYGGGGITPDVYVPLDTTSMGDETVKLYLKGTLSNFIYTYYIQHKPELTNYQKANDLAEAFRAGDNEWEALKNFAAKDTINLAKVSAKDKADILKRIPGLLARQMWRQEGYYQVMNRTDDFVKKAMEVMK